The sequence AACATTATTGCCAATTGACATAACCTTAGGTACCTATAGGGTATAGTCTATAGAAGATAGTAACAATTGAATTATGACCATTATGGGACCAGCTATGGCCGGGCAGTTTggttgtataactgtataagtgaCATTTAGATAATAGTCATacctttcaaatttataataggtcaattcactctaatatattttttttacatttttaaagttttcctGACATTAATCGTCTAAACTTAGAAATAaagaattgaaattttttaacatttgaatATCAGATAAcattggttataatttataagtttataaccatGGATAAGATTAGCTAGGTTAATAaaattttggacatttttttaggTGCGATAAACGTAAAACTATATCTAGGCATTTAGTagataaaatgtacataattaatGACTGAATATCTGTGCTGCAAACGTATATTCACTGACacgataaacaattatttatcagactgcatattaaaaattgtatacttatattataacaatatatagtatgtataaattaaaactcgtgttggaacaattaaaaataatttcaaaacatctttaaaaaattaattgttttatttttaaccaattaccaaatattggtaaaaaaaaaaaatctataattagttATTCGTTTAGCGTCGGTCTTATACATATAcgaaatatacataacatttcataaaaatagaacaaaattaattttaatatttaacgtatttaaatttaataaatccgGTCACGGCAAAATTTTTTTGTCTGCTTTCTCTCCCACCATGATGCACCAAATACGTTGTCACAAGATTTGCAACAATTtaggggtaaaatattatatctctcATAGTGTTTGTTACCAAATTgattctaattaattaattataccacTAATGATTCGGTTTGTTTATGAAACTATACaaattaactatacaatatttcatTACAGCAATATAGaagtaaaattatgaaaattaaaaaaaaaaacaattaattcataatgtaatattatgatttttaaaataatttataatttaaaggcaACAAAAACATCAAACAATACTTGTTTCTAAAAttaggcaaaaaaaaaataaaaataaataaaatcaataacttataaagtaaattaattacttacaaATGATTAGTCATCAATGTAAAATActtgaatacaaaatttaaagaattatgaTGATACATACAGTAATTCTAAACAACCATTCGGAGTTCTTTGGCAGTTTTGAAcccccctcaaaaaaaaaaaaaaaaatatgtgtagttaaaaataaagctTTTAAACTGTTTTCTGTACAATAAAATTTCATGTAATTTAAGAGAAATATTcaactactaaaaaaaaatttatattaaaattcacattattcaaaaataagtcCATAACAGGGAAATATtggacaatatatttttttatcgcaaattacatcataattattgttatttacaatagtattatcatttattataccgTTTCATTACAGTCATATAGACTTGTGCAAAATGCAATTTAATCATATCAaaaaaaggtaatataatatatttatttttagagttcTGCTACTACTTATGTATcagttttaatcaaataaataaaagttcacattatatgtaaatattgtaattataaatatataaatatattatagatttaataaacTAAGTTATAAGTTCTTGTAATTTTTTCACAGTGGTTTCATTTAAAGCACAGAGGTCAAAATCAAACGTTTTTGTAGTAATTTCATAATGACCAGTTTCAGCTATTACTGTGACTACCCTTTGAAGATCTTCATCTTCTAACATCATTATTTTGTGTTGAAGATGTTTTAATGAGTTTATATATTCATCAGTAAATTTGTTGTTACTGTGTGACGGTGATGGCGATCTCGAAATGTCTGAACACGTTTCTTGTACATGTTCTGAAATCTCCAATCGGCTGGTTTTTGGTTTTGTTTCTTCTGCATCACGTTCTTTCTTTTtccgttttttcttttttataaaattattgtcaggAGAAAGTTTCTTTTTGGGTGGTTCTGGTTCTTTAGGTTTTGGTGGTTCTGGTGGTTGATAAGGTGGTTCACTATCCTCGGAGAGGAATTCTTCTTCAGACTCGAGTTCAGGTTCATGAACTCTTGAAGAATTAGCTTTTGGCGGTGGCAAAGACTCTAGGATTTCTTCCTTAACTTTTGGGAATTCTTCTATTAAAGTAGTATTTTGAGGTATATCAAGGTGTTTGTAAGAAGGTTCTTGTTCAACAAAACTagatttttcttcttttttgattaatttttcttctttatCTCTCTTATCTCTTTTCTTATGCTCTTTATGACTTTTATGAGGTTTAGAAGATTTTTcagatttttctatttttttatcagacttaattttaattgattctgGCGAACttttatgtttctttttttcttgatcattaaattcagtttttatatcttgtttaataattttggtttCATGATATGACTTTTCATCTTTATGAGACTTATCTTTAATTTTCTCCTTTACTTTATCTTCTCGTTTACTTTTATCCTTAAATTCTTTCTTTTCTAATTTAGTGTCATTTGACTTctctttaattttttcatggTGAGTAGATTCTTTTTTTTCGGTTTTAGAACTACTTTGTTTGAGAGATTTTGATTTTTCAGAACTTTctttagttttttcttttttatctttCTCTTTTTTCACCTTATCTATTGATAAttctttcaacttttttttctctttatctCTTTCTTTATCTTTATCTTTTTTATCCTCTTTATGGTGTGggctacttttaattttaacttgtgATTTGTCTGAGGAAGATAGCTTTTGTGATGTTGATTTTGATGTAGTCAATGGTAACTTAGAAGGTTGTATTGGAGACCCAAAAAGTGTggcaaatgtattatttagttttatatcttcttttttatttttttttggtggagGTGATGGCAATCTATTAGTATTtgtaattgatttttgttttgatatgGCAGAACTTGTATTGGAGTTTTTTGCTTCAGTTCCATCATGAGATAAGACACTAgtctaaaacataaatatataacatatttattaattaggtacaaaaaagtaaaaacattgaATCATATATGGTGTTGTTGATTGCTGTTATTTgctatgcaaaaaaaaaaagtaagaaaataatctaataacaattaatcaatataaaattacaccAATACACCATATAGCTCATTATGATGAACTCaaaagtacaatataaatttattgtacacTTCCCAGGTatggtatacataattttatattgctaatttttgtatattgctaatttaaagtattaagtGTTAATCATAGGCATACTTTTATATAAGGTTTGATTAGgtaaactataaacaaaataactttaataaaacaTGCTAATTTGCGAATAGGGCAATTCAttcttttctaataatttagatatttttaaaattatgtcagATGGTATCATACTACAAacattatattcattgtatttacatttaagaGCGAGATCTAGAACCCTGCTCGGATCACTCAGCAGTCCTCTTGACTATCAGTGCCTATCCTCCTATTTGGCCTTCTCTGCCCAAACTCTTCCATCATTCCACGGACAGGATTAAGTTTCATAATCTGGTAGATCAAAACATAAAACTCCAAGTTAGCCTCAAAACCCCTCTAGAAATTGATACAGCAATTAACAATCTAACAAACATAATCCATTCGGCAGCATGGGCTTCTAGTCCTACAAACACACAGTACCAAAACGTCCCTCTTTCTGTTCCTGAACATATACGTATCCTCATATCCAACAAGCGTAGAGCAAGAGCCCTTTATCAACGCTCACGCCTCCCATCTCAcaaaaacatctataataatctATCTAACTCTCTAAAAAAAACACTTGCCAAACATAAAAATCAGTCCTTTTCCAATTATCTCACTAATTTATCACCTAATAATGGCAGTCTCTGGTCAGCTACTAAAAGACTTCTAAAATACAAACCTCCTCTGGTTCCCATAAAAAATCCCCATGGCGGATCCGCAACTACAGATGCTGAAAAAGCCCAACTGTTTAAAGATCACCTAACTGAAACTTTCACTCCACACCCAGATATACATATACCTCTACATACTGACACAGTTAAACATTTTCTTGACGTCCCCCTTCCGCTGTCTCCCGCAGTTAAGCATTTCTCTCCCAgcgaaataaaatttacaatccaAAAATACAGCCTCAAAAAATCCCCGGGGTTTGATCTGATAACAGCAGAAGTGGCAAGATGTCTCCCCAAAAGAGCTATTGTCCTTCTCACAATTATATTCAATGCGTGTCTAAGACTATCCTACTTCCCCATGCCTTGGAAATTCTCTGTAACTATTCTAGTTCCAAAACCAAACAAGCCTCCGGACATATCCTCTTCCTTTCGTCCAATAAGCCTCCTCCCATTCTTCAGTAAAATTCTTGAAAGATTAATCCTTAAAAGAATTCTTCCATACATTTCATCCAGCTCCATACTACCAAACACCCAATTCGGTTTCCGCACCGCTCACTCCACAATTCACCAACTCCACAGACTAGTAGATGCTATCTCTTTCTcccttgaaaaaaaaagttattgctCCTGCGTATTCTTGGATATATCCCAAGCTTTTGATAGGGTGTGGCACGAAGGACTACTATACAAAATTAAGCCAATATTCCATCCAACCTATTACCTGTTAATCAAATCCTACCTAACTGATCGCTACTTTCAGGTCAGAGTTGGTACATCCCTATCGGATATAGCAAAAATCAACTCAGGTGTTCCTCAAGGGGGTATCCTCTCTCCCACCTTGTTCAACATTTACGCGTCGGATCAACCCACCTCTCCAAACACTACCGTTGCGGAGTTTGCAGACGACAAAG is a genomic window of Rhopalosiphum padi isolate XX-2018 chromosome 4, ASM2088224v1, whole genome shotgun sequence containing:
- the LOC132929239 gene encoding protein AF-9 isoform X2; the protein is MYVKVIFEIGHEASVRNKRTPEGFTHDWELFVRGADNTDIHFFIDKVVFHLHDTFPNPKRVVKEPPYVVKESGYAGFPLPIDIYVKNKDEPRKIRFNYELVLQERGLPPMSKVTRETYVFSPSEDFRRKLIRGGGTSVLSHDGTEAKNSNTSSAISKQKSITNTNRLPSPPPKKNKKEDIKLNNTFATLFGSPIQPSKLPLTTSKSTSQKLSSSDKSQVKIKSSPHHKEDKKDKDKERDKEKKKLKELSIDKVKKEKDKKEKTKESSEKSKSLKQSSSKTEKKESTHHEKIKEKSNDTKLEKKEFKDKSKREDKVKEKIKDKSHKDEKSYHETKIIKQDIKTEFNDQEKKKHKSSPESIKIKSDKKIEKSEKSSKPHKSHKEHKKRDKRDKEEKLIKKEEKSSFVEQEPSYKHLDIPQNTTLIEEFPKVKEEILESLPPPKANSSRVHEPELESEEEFLSEDSEPPYQPPEPPKPKEPEPPKKKLSPDNNFIKKKKRKKKERDAEETKPKTSRLEISEHVQETCSDISRSPSPSHSNNKFTDEYINSLKHLQHKIMMLEDEDLQRVVTVIAETGHYEITTKTFDFDLCALNETTVKKLQELIT
- the LOC132929239 gene encoding protein AF-9 isoform X1 gives rise to the protein MIPDDESMMAFPYVKVIFEIGHEASVRNKRTPEGFTHDWELFVRGADNTDIHFFIDKVVFHLHDTFPNPKRVVKEPPYVVKESGYAGFPLPIDIYVKNKDEPRKIRFNYELVLQERGLPPMSKVTRETYVFSPSEDFRRKLIRGGGTSVLSHDGTEAKNSNTSSAISKQKSITNTNRLPSPPPKKNKKEDIKLNNTFATLFGSPIQPSKLPLTTSKSTSQKLSSSDKSQVKIKSSPHHKEDKKDKDKERDKEKKKLKELSIDKVKKEKDKKEKTKESSEKSKSLKQSSSKTEKKESTHHEKIKEKSNDTKLEKKEFKDKSKREDKVKEKIKDKSHKDEKSYHETKIIKQDIKTEFNDQEKKKHKSSPESIKIKSDKKIEKSEKSSKPHKSHKEHKKRDKRDKEEKLIKKEEKSSFVEQEPSYKHLDIPQNTTLIEEFPKVKEEILESLPPPKANSSRVHEPELESEEEFLSEDSEPPYQPPEPPKPKEPEPPKKKLSPDNNFIKKKKRKKKERDAEETKPKTSRLEISEHVQETCSDISRSPSPSHSNNKFTDEYINSLKHLQHKIMMLEDEDLQRVVTVIAETGHYEITTKTFDFDLCALNETTVKKLQELIT